In Duganella zoogloeoides, a single genomic region encodes these proteins:
- a CDS encoding SRPBCC family protein: MKFEHLIEINDPLNPLLDALTVEQLWSGLVLRAESPKLFVPQLDEAIIDERTDNSFRRRLRYGQLVIEDRVRLEPLQRVVYDVPAQNDITASTLTMSIEQPTPETLYVRFQYDDGHDAETDAANAMYDEFKRSAYKEADIDTVGMIRELATQGRLGATLN, encoded by the coding sequence ATGAAATTTGAACACCTGATTGAAATTAACGACCCGCTCAACCCGCTGCTTGACGCCTTGACGGTCGAACAACTGTGGAGCGGCCTGGTGCTGCGCGCTGAATCGCCAAAGCTGTTCGTGCCGCAACTCGACGAAGCCATCATCGACGAGCGCACCGACAACAGTTTCCGCCGCCGCCTGCGCTACGGCCAACTGGTGATCGAAGACCGCGTGCGCCTGGAGCCGTTGCAGCGCGTGGTGTACGACGTGCCGGCGCAAAACGACATCACTGCATCCACGCTCACCATGAGCATCGAGCAGCCGACGCCGGAAACGCTGTACGTGCGCTTCCAGTACGACGACGGCCACGACGCCGAAACCGATGCGGCCAATGCCATGTACGACGAATTCAAGCGCTCGGCGTACAAGGAGGCCGATATCGATACTGTGGGCATGATCCGCGAGCTGGCCACGCAAGGCCGCCTCGGCGCAACGCTGAACTGA
- a CDS encoding dihydrolipoyl dehydrogenase: MKTIKTEVAVIGGGTAGMTAYRAASSGGKKTVLIEGNVFGTTCARVGCMPSKLLISAADAAHAVREAAPFGVQAGELTIDGRAVMARVRSERDRFVGFVTEAVDNYPAADKLHGYARFLSPTRLQVDEHTIVETERVVIATGSSAIVPDEWRAGPRVITSDDVFYWDDLPKSIAIAGAGVIGLELGQALHRLGVRVTIFGRGGSVAQLGDPEVLSVARKVLKDELDLRFDTKVVKVEQHGEQVTVTSEHKDGESRTEHFDYLLSAIGRKPNLGKLGLEHTGLVRDHHGVPVYNKYTMQCGDSAIFIGGDADDELPLLPEAADQGRIAGDNAARYPDVRPGLRRTPLGIVFTDPQIATAGASYKQLCDSHPGRFAVGQVSFENQGRSRVMLQNKGLLRVYAEFRSGRFLGAEMIGPRAEHIGHLLAWAAQAGLSVSAMLDMPFYHPVVEEGVRTALRHLAHELANEPKHDDPCVDCTPAP, from the coding sequence ATGAAAACTATTAAGACAGAAGTAGCTGTGATCGGCGGCGGTACCGCCGGCATGACGGCCTACCGTGCCGCCTCCAGCGGCGGCAAGAAAACCGTGCTGATCGAGGGCAACGTGTTTGGCACCACGTGCGCGCGCGTGGGCTGCATGCCCAGCAAGCTGCTGATCTCGGCTGCCGACGCCGCTCACGCGGTGCGCGAAGCGGCGCCGTTCGGGGTCCAGGCGGGCGAACTGACGATCGACGGCCGCGCCGTGATGGCGCGCGTGCGCAGCGAGCGCGACCGCTTCGTCGGTTTCGTTACCGAGGCGGTGGACAACTATCCGGCGGCGGACAAGCTGCATGGCTACGCGCGCTTCCTCAGTCCCACCCGCTTGCAGGTCGATGAACACACCATCGTCGAGACCGAGCGGGTGGTGATCGCCACCGGTTCCAGCGCCATCGTGCCCGACGAGTGGCGCGCCGGCCCGCGCGTGATCACCAGCGATGACGTGTTTTACTGGGATGATCTGCCCAAGTCGATCGCCATTGCCGGCGCCGGCGTGATCGGCCTGGAACTGGGCCAGGCGCTGCACCGCCTCGGCGTGCGGGTGACGATTTTCGGGCGCGGCGGCAGCGTGGCGCAACTGGGCGATCCCGAGGTGCTGAGCGTGGCGCGCAAGGTGCTCAAGGACGAGCTGGACCTGCGCTTCGATACCAAGGTGGTCAAGGTGGAACAGCATGGCGAACAGGTCACTGTCACCAGCGAGCACAAGGACGGAGAGAGTCGCACCGAACACTTCGACTACCTGCTGTCGGCGATCGGCCGCAAGCCCAACCTGGGCAAACTGGGCCTGGAGCACACGGGCCTGGTGCGCGACCACCACGGCGTGCCGGTCTATAACAAGTACACCATGCAGTGCGGCGACAGCGCCATCTTCATCGGCGGCGATGCCGACGACGAGCTGCCGCTGCTGCCGGAGGCGGCCGACCAGGGCCGCATTGCCGGCGACAACGCCGCGCGCTACCCGGACGTGCGTCCGGGCCTGCGCCGCACGCCGCTGGGCATCGTCTTCACCGACCCGCAGATCGCCACGGCCGGCGCCAGCTACAAGCAATTGTGCGACTCGCACCCGGGCCGCTTCGCGGTGGGCCAGGTGTCGTTCGAGAACCAGGGCCGCAGCCGGGTGATGTTGCAGAACAAGGGGTTATTGCGCGTGTACGCGGAATTCCGCAGCGGCCGCTTTTTGGGCGCCGAGATGATCGGTCCCCGCGCCGAGCACATCGGCCACCTGCTGGCCTGGGCCGCGCAGGCGGGCCTGAGCGTATCGGCCATGCTGGACATGCCGTTTTACCACCCGGTGGTGGAGGAGGGCGTGCGCACGGCGCTGCGCCACCTGGCGCACGAGCTGGCCAACGAGCCGAAGCACGACGATCCGTGCGTCGATTGCACGCCGGCGCCGTAA
- a CDS encoding UvrD-helicase domain-containing protein, translating into MSKPSFGLNVPQSAAVAYLDGPCLVLAGAGSGKTRVITQKIAHLIEDRGYDPRTIAALTFTNKAALEMQERIAKLLKQPKQAKQLTVSTFHSLGVKILRQEANGVGLKDRFSIMDSDDCGSLVQDLAITTDKQIVRRIQTDISLWKNGLIEPMVALQNAKDEDEAQSARIYASYVATLSAYQAVDFDDLIRLPVELFRNNEPIRDKWQRRLRYLLMDEYQDTNTCQYELVKLLVTGINKKPMFTAVGDDDQAIYAWRGASVENLKTLQTDFPDLEVIKLEQNYRSTTRILQAANSVIGNNPKLFEKSLWSEHGLGEPINVLGMANDDQEADQITMMISADHFQRKNKWSDYAILYRGNHQARVIEQALRKERIPYTISGGQSFFDKAEIKDIISYLRLLANTDDDPAFIRAVTTPRRGVGQTTLETLGTFSGQWQCSLFEAVFKGGIEGLLADKQLKPLRDFCNFINHLESRASRPGPSGSGDNAAQVLDDMLEAINYESFLYDMFDERAAQAKWQNVMEFVNWLKERGRGGKDRDGEEKNVLELTQMVALMSMLEGQDEDPDAVRMSTLHASKGLEYPHVFLVGVEEGILPHKGDPDAPAETIAARVQEERRLMYVGITRAQRTLQITWCKKRKRAGEQVHCDPSRFIKEMALDEGTAAPQESEVITPKERLARMKELLATPKPTPQP; encoded by the coding sequence ATGTCCAAACCCTCATTCGGTCTCAACGTCCCGCAAAGTGCGGCCGTTGCCTATCTGGACGGCCCCTGCCTGGTGCTGGCCGGCGCCGGGTCGGGCAAGACGCGGGTGATCACCCAGAAAATCGCCCACCTGATCGAAGACCGCGGCTACGACCCGCGCACCATCGCCGCGCTGACCTTCACCAACAAGGCCGCGCTCGAGATGCAGGAGCGTATCGCCAAGCTGCTCAAACAGCCCAAGCAGGCCAAGCAGTTGACAGTCTCGACTTTTCACTCGCTGGGCGTAAAAATCCTGCGCCAGGAAGCCAATGGCGTCGGTTTGAAGGACCGCTTTTCCATCATGGACAGCGACGACTGCGGCTCGCTGGTGCAGGATCTGGCCATTACCACCGACAAGCAGATCGTGCGCCGCATCCAGACCGATATCTCGCTGTGGAAAAACGGCCTGATCGAGCCGATGGTGGCGCTGCAAAACGCCAAGGATGAGGACGAAGCGCAGTCGGCGCGCATCTATGCCAGCTACGTGGCCACGCTGTCGGCCTACCAGGCCGTCGATTTCGACGACCTGATCCGCCTGCCCGTGGAACTGTTCCGTAATAACGAGCCGATCCGCGACAAGTGGCAGCGCCGCCTGCGCTACCTGCTGATGGACGAGTACCAGGACACCAACACCTGCCAGTACGAGCTGGTCAAGCTGCTGGTCACCGGTATCAACAAGAAGCCGATGTTTACGGCCGTGGGCGACGACGACCAGGCGATTTACGCCTGGCGCGGCGCGTCGGTGGAAAACCTTAAAACCCTGCAGACCGATTTCCCGGACCTGGAGGTGATCAAGCTCGAGCAGAATTACCGCTCCACCACGCGCATCCTGCAAGCGGCCAACTCGGTCATCGGCAACAACCCCAAGCTGTTCGAGAAATCGCTGTGGTCGGAACACGGCCTGGGCGAGCCGATCAACGTGCTGGGCATGGCCAACGACGACCAGGAAGCGGATCAGATCACCATGATGATCTCGGCCGACCACTTCCAGCGCAAAAACAAATGGTCCGATTACGCGATCCTGTATCGCGGCAACCACCAGGCCCGCGTGATCGAGCAGGCGCTGCGCAAGGAACGCATCCCTTACACGATCTCGGGCGGCCAGAGTTTCTTCGACAAGGCCGAGATCAAGGACATCATCAGCTACCTGCGCCTGCTGGCCAACACCGACGACGACCCGGCCTTCATCCGCGCCGTGACCACGCCGCGCCGGGGCGTGGGGCAAACCACGCTGGAAACGCTGGGCACGTTCTCGGGCCAGTGGCAGTGCTCGCTGTTCGAAGCCGTGTTCAAGGGCGGCATCGAGGGCTTGCTGGCCGACAAGCAACTCAAACCGCTGCGCGACTTCTGCAATTTTATTAATCACCTCGAATCGCGCGCCAGCCGCCCGGGCCCAAGCGGCAGCGGCGACAATGCCGCCCAGGTGCTCGACGACATGCTCGAAGCGATCAACTACGAGTCCTTCCTGTACGACATGTTCGACGAGCGCGCCGCGCAGGCGAAGTGGCAGAACGTGATGGAATTCGTCAACTGGCTCAAGGAGCGGGGCCGGGGCGGCAAGGACCGCGACGGCGAAGAAAAGAACGTGCTCGAGCTCACGCAAATGGTGGCGCTGATGTCGATGCTCGAGGGCCAGGACGAAGACCCGGACGCGGTGCGCATGTCCACCCTGCACGCCTCGAAAGGACTTGAATATCCGCACGTGTTCCTGGTTGGCGTGGAAGAGGGCATCCTGCCGCACAAGGGCGACCCCGACGCGCCGGCCGAAACCATCGCCGCGCGGGTGCAGGAAGAACGGCGCCTGATGTACGTGGGCATCACCCGTGCCCAGCGCACCTTGCAAATCACGTGGTGCAAGAAGCGCAAGCGCGCCGGCGAGCAGGTGCATTGCGACCCGTCGCGGTTCATCAAGGAAATGGCGCTCGACGAAGGCACGGCCGCGCCGCAGGAATCGGAAGTGATCACGCCGAAAGAGCGGCTGGCGCGCATGAAAGAATTGCTGGCAACCCCGAAACCCACGCCACAGCCATAA
- a CDS encoding SlyX family protein: MSNTEDRFIDLEIKIAHQEHLVESLGQRIYEQQQQIDKLEQLCAALIQHVRTQPQNGGGQLPHEPPPHY; the protein is encoded by the coding sequence GTGAGCAATACCGAAGACCGCTTCATCGACCTCGAGATCAAGATCGCCCACCAGGAGCACCTGGTGGAATCGCTGGGCCAGCGCATCTACGAGCAACAGCAGCAGATCGACAAGCTCGAACAGCTATGCGCCGCCCTGATCCAGCACGTGCGCACCCAGCCGCAAAACGGCGGCGGCCAACTCCCCCACGAACCCCCACCCCACTACTAA